One segment of Gemmatimonadaceae bacterium DNA contains the following:
- a CDS encoding cell division protein ZapA → MTAKKNVVKVEIQGDEYSIRSDATPEHTRAVAEHVDKTIKSVLQSTNVEQHKAAILAALQITDELFQAREASYATVGAMQKLSDEIRPWLPPSKRRD, encoded by the coding sequence GTGACCGCCAAGAAAAACGTGGTCAAGGTCGAGATCCAGGGCGACGAGTACTCCATCCGCAGCGATGCGACCCCCGAGCACACGCGGGCGGTCGCAGAGCACGTGGACAAGACCATCAAGAGCGTTCTCCAGTCCACCAACGTGGAGCAGCACAAGGCGGCCATTCTGGCCGCCCTCCAGATCACGGACGAGCTGTTTCAGGCCCGCGAGGCCTCCTACGCGACCGTAGGGGCCATGCAGAAGCTCAGCGACGAGATTCGCCCGTGGCTCCCTCCCTCCAAGAGGCGGGATTAA